The Molothrus ater isolate BHLD 08-10-18 breed brown headed cowbird chromosome 1, BPBGC_Mater_1.1, whole genome shotgun sequence genome includes a window with the following:
- the MYBL1 gene encoding myb-related protein A isoform X1 yields MAERRRSEEDDDFQYMDHDYEVPQQKGLKKICSKVKWTREEDERLKKLVEQNGTDDWAFIASHLQNRSDFQCQHRWQKVLNPELIKGPWTKEEDQRVIELVQKYGPKRWSLIAKHLKGRIGKQCRERWHNHLNPEVKKSSWTEEEDRIIYEAHKRLGNRWAEIAKLLPGRTDNSIKNHWNSTMRRKVEQEGYLQSVIKSESASSAELQPQPCLTMEHLHTQNQFYVPVQTHIPAYQYASPEGSCLEHAPSSSNIVQQPFIDDDPDKEKKIKELELLLMSAENEIRRKQMSSQAGSLSCWSGNFIMEDCMPNTLSSLEEQTSNFYSMDETRITPVQQNSPPKYLGVEANRMLTPLQTIPEFAEALDLMEIDPVAWSDTCFELSEAVVSPVKPAPVKLMRLQHSDGAAECQYNVGVMLDGKNQSSISGDEETVFSSTSNKFSNPPAILRKKKRLRVGQSPVPELNDGLCNDAVNVALKRTPVKTLPFSPSQFFNTCSGNEQFNFENPAFTSTPICGQKVLITTPLHKEMTPQDQKENVGFRSPTMRRSLLGSTPRTPTPFKNALAAQEKKYGPLRLMSQPLAFSEEDIREVLKEETGTDIFPKEEDDTLYKNCKQEHNFSKKVRKSLVLDPQDKEEVGAQRLTEDNSLDVQSKNAYTTSLLMTPLLEIQDNRCNLTSEKQDTNPANKANAVIKKKLNACATKNVKMEKTLQPSRDWEAVVYGKTEDQLIMTEQARRYLSTYTATNSNSRSLIL; encoded by the exons ATGGCGGAGAGACGGCGCAG TGAGGAAGACGATGACTTTCAATATATGGATCATGACTATGAAGTACCACAGCAAAAAGGTTTGAAGAAGATATGTAGCAAGGTGAAATGGACCCGTGAAGAg GATGAAAGGCTAAAGAAGCTGGTGGAACAAAATGGTACAGATGATTGGGCTTTCATTGCTAGTCATCTACAA AATCGTTCAGATTTTCAGTGCCAGCATCGGTGGCAGAAGGTTCTAAACCCAGAATTGATTAAAGGGCCCTGGACTAAAGAAGAGGATCAGAGG GTTATTGAATTAGTTCAAAAGTATGGTCCAAAGCGCTGGTCTCTAATTGCAAAACACCTGAAAGGAAGAATAGGCAAACAATGCAGAGAAAGATGGCATAACCATCTCAATCCTGAGGTAAAAAAGTCTTCATGGACAGAAGAAGAGGACAGAATAATCTATGAAGCTCACAAGCGTTTGGGAAACCGATGGGCTGAAATAGCAAAGCTTCTTCCTGGAAG GACTGATAATTCAATTAAAAATCACTGGAATTCAACAATGCGAAGAAAGGTGGAACAGGAAGGATATTTGCAAAGTGTTATAAAGTCTGAAAGTGCTAGTTCTGCTGAACTTCAGCCCCAACCTTGTCTGACTATGGAACACCTGCACACTCAGAATCAATTTTATGTGCCTGTTCAGACACAT ATTCCAGCATATCAGTATGCCTCACCAGAAGGCAGCTGTCTAGAGCATGCTCCATCTTCTTCCAACATAGTTCAG CAGCCATTTATTGATGATGATCCtgataaagaaaagaaaataaaggaactTGAATTGCTACTTATGTCAGCAGAGAAtgaaatcagaagaaaacaaatgtcTTCT CAAGCTGGAAGCTTGTCTTGTTGGTCTGGAAATTTTATCATGGAGGATTGTATGCCTAATACACTAAGTAGTCTTGAGGAACAAACAAGTAATTTCTACAGCATGGATGAGACCCGCATCACACCTGTTCAGCAGAATTCACCACCTAAGTATTTGGGTGTAGAAGCAAATAGAATGTTAACACCTCTACAGACCATTCCAGAATTTGCAGAGGCACTAGATCTTATGGAAATC GATCCGGTAGCATGGAGCGATACGTGCTTTGAGCTCTCTGAGGCCGTTGTCTCCCCTGTCAAGCCGGCCCCAGTGAAACTGATGCGGCTCCAGCACAGCGACGGGGCTGCCGAGTGCCAGTATAATGTCGGCGTGATGCTCGATGGCAAAAACCAAAGCAGCATCAGTGGGGATGAGGAAACAGTTTTTTCATCAACCTCAAACAAGTTCAGCAATCCACCTGCTATcctgagaaagaagaagagattGCGTGTTGGGCAGTCCCCGGTTCCCGAGCTGAATGACGGTTTGTGTAACGATGCCGTCAATGTGGCACTAAAGCGCACACCAGTGAAAACACTACCGTTCTCTCCATCACAG TTTTTCAACACTTGTTCTGGAAATGAACAATTTAACTTTGAAAATCCTGCATTTACATCAACTCCAATCTGTGGGCAGAAAGTTCTTATTACGACTCCTTTACACAAGGAAATGACACCACAAGATCAAAAGGAGAATGTGGG TTTTAGAAGTCCTACAATGAGAAGATCTCTTTTGGGTTCAACACCAAGGACACCAACTCCTTTTAAGAATGCTTTGgctgctcaggaaaaaaagtatgGTCCCCTCAGACTTATG TCACAACCACTTGCCTTCTCGGAGGAAGACATTAGGGAAGTTTTGAAAGAGGAAACTGGAACAGATATATTTCCCAAGGAGGAAGATGACACTTTGTATAAAAACTGCAAGCAGGAG caCAACTTTTctaaaaaagtcagaaaatcaCTGGTCCTAGATCCACAGGATAAAGAAGAGGTTGGGGCCCAGCGTTTGACAGAAGATAATAGTTTAGATGTACAG TCCAAAAATGCATATACCACATCTTTATTAATGACACCATTGTTGGAAATACAGGACAACAGATGTAACCTGACATCAGAAAAACAGGATACAAATCcagcaaacaaagcaaatgcAGTAATTAAGAAGAAACTGAATGCATGTGCTacaaaaaatgtcaaaatggAGAAAACTCTTCAG CCAAGTCGTGATTGGGAGGCAGTTGTTTATGGAAAAACAGAAGACCAGCTTATCATGACTGAACAAGCAAGAAGGTATCTGAGCACATACACAGCTACCAACAGCAATTCAAGATCTCTGATACTGTGA
- the MYBL1 gene encoding myb-related protein A isoform X2: MAERRRSEEDDDFQYMDHDYEVPQQKGLKKICSKVKWTREEDERLKKLVEQNGTDDWAFIASHLQNRSDFQCQHRWQKVLNPELIKGPWTKEEDQRVIELVQKYGPKRWSLIAKHLKGRIGKQCRERWHNHLNPEVKKSSWTEEEDRIIYEAHKRLGNRWAEIAKLLPGRTDNSIKNHWNSTMRRKVEQEGYLQSVIKSESASSAELQPQPCLTMEHLHTQNQFYVPVQTHIPAYQYASPEGSCLEHAPSSSNIVQQPFIDDDPDKEKKIKELELLLMSAENEIRRKQMSSQAGSLSCWSGNFIMEDCMPNTLSSLEEQTSNFYSMDETRITPVQQNSPPKYLGVEANRMLTPLQTIPEFAEALDLMEIDPVAWSDTCFELSEAVVSPVKPAPVKLMRLQHSDGAAECQYNVGVMLDGKNQSSISGDEETVFSSTSNKFSNPPAILRKKKRLRVGQSPVPELNDGLCNDAVNVALKRTPVKTLPFSPSQFFNTCSGNEQFNFENPAFTSTPICGQKVLITTPLHKEMTPQDQKENVGFRSPTMRRSLLGSTPRTPTPFKNALAAQEKKYGPLRLMSQPLAFSEEDIREVLKEETGTDIFPKEEDDTLYKNCKQEHNFSKKVRKSLVLDPQDKEEVGAQRLTEDNSLDVQPSRDWEAVVYGKTEDQLIMTEQARRYLSTYTATNSNSRSLIL; this comes from the exons ATGGCGGAGAGACGGCGCAG TGAGGAAGACGATGACTTTCAATATATGGATCATGACTATGAAGTACCACAGCAAAAAGGTTTGAAGAAGATATGTAGCAAGGTGAAATGGACCCGTGAAGAg GATGAAAGGCTAAAGAAGCTGGTGGAACAAAATGGTACAGATGATTGGGCTTTCATTGCTAGTCATCTACAA AATCGTTCAGATTTTCAGTGCCAGCATCGGTGGCAGAAGGTTCTAAACCCAGAATTGATTAAAGGGCCCTGGACTAAAGAAGAGGATCAGAGG GTTATTGAATTAGTTCAAAAGTATGGTCCAAAGCGCTGGTCTCTAATTGCAAAACACCTGAAAGGAAGAATAGGCAAACAATGCAGAGAAAGATGGCATAACCATCTCAATCCTGAGGTAAAAAAGTCTTCATGGACAGAAGAAGAGGACAGAATAATCTATGAAGCTCACAAGCGTTTGGGAAACCGATGGGCTGAAATAGCAAAGCTTCTTCCTGGAAG GACTGATAATTCAATTAAAAATCACTGGAATTCAACAATGCGAAGAAAGGTGGAACAGGAAGGATATTTGCAAAGTGTTATAAAGTCTGAAAGTGCTAGTTCTGCTGAACTTCAGCCCCAACCTTGTCTGACTATGGAACACCTGCACACTCAGAATCAATTTTATGTGCCTGTTCAGACACAT ATTCCAGCATATCAGTATGCCTCACCAGAAGGCAGCTGTCTAGAGCATGCTCCATCTTCTTCCAACATAGTTCAG CAGCCATTTATTGATGATGATCCtgataaagaaaagaaaataaaggaactTGAATTGCTACTTATGTCAGCAGAGAAtgaaatcagaagaaaacaaatgtcTTCT CAAGCTGGAAGCTTGTCTTGTTGGTCTGGAAATTTTATCATGGAGGATTGTATGCCTAATACACTAAGTAGTCTTGAGGAACAAACAAGTAATTTCTACAGCATGGATGAGACCCGCATCACACCTGTTCAGCAGAATTCACCACCTAAGTATTTGGGTGTAGAAGCAAATAGAATGTTAACACCTCTACAGACCATTCCAGAATTTGCAGAGGCACTAGATCTTATGGAAATC GATCCGGTAGCATGGAGCGATACGTGCTTTGAGCTCTCTGAGGCCGTTGTCTCCCCTGTCAAGCCGGCCCCAGTGAAACTGATGCGGCTCCAGCACAGCGACGGGGCTGCCGAGTGCCAGTATAATGTCGGCGTGATGCTCGATGGCAAAAACCAAAGCAGCATCAGTGGGGATGAGGAAACAGTTTTTTCATCAACCTCAAACAAGTTCAGCAATCCACCTGCTATcctgagaaagaagaagagattGCGTGTTGGGCAGTCCCCGGTTCCCGAGCTGAATGACGGTTTGTGTAACGATGCCGTCAATGTGGCACTAAAGCGCACACCAGTGAAAACACTACCGTTCTCTCCATCACAG TTTTTCAACACTTGTTCTGGAAATGAACAATTTAACTTTGAAAATCCTGCATTTACATCAACTCCAATCTGTGGGCAGAAAGTTCTTATTACGACTCCTTTACACAAGGAAATGACACCACAAGATCAAAAGGAGAATGTGGG TTTTAGAAGTCCTACAATGAGAAGATCTCTTTTGGGTTCAACACCAAGGACACCAACTCCTTTTAAGAATGCTTTGgctgctcaggaaaaaaagtatgGTCCCCTCAGACTTATG TCACAACCACTTGCCTTCTCGGAGGAAGACATTAGGGAAGTTTTGAAAGAGGAAACTGGAACAGATATATTTCCCAAGGAGGAAGATGACACTTTGTATAAAAACTGCAAGCAGGAG caCAACTTTTctaaaaaagtcagaaaatcaCTGGTCCTAGATCCACAGGATAAAGAAGAGGTTGGGGCCCAGCGTTTGACAGAAGATAATAGTTTAGATGTACAG CCAAGTCGTGATTGGGAGGCAGTTGTTTATGGAAAAACAGAAGACCAGCTTATCATGACTGAACAAGCAAGAAGGTATCTGAGCACATACACAGCTACCAACAGCAATTCAAGATCTCTGATACTGTGA